The proteins below are encoded in one region of Brassica napus cultivar Da-Ae chromosome A6, Da-Ae, whole genome shotgun sequence:
- the LOC106346930 gene encoding uncharacterized protein LOC106346930: protein MTSLLEAISNAVATSQDRVDSHSDYPFPLSQDGIFTNVKPKVESPDPGTLINPITGWEISGSDAELIKLGKSFSSKLKSKLKDTNRFDRGEFVSMLKQFLEKIGEKVGVTGENEEMKDLVEKTGVLMGRDVSGLVLKGCVRLEMWELVETLVSNSLVDHSLNGYLVSSLVEKQRSDLLCVVIKQASDLGASELLLILKYFLCPSKEAVSTMVKVREEWDSEALLAIEEVSKTEVPKKSKVVAEEASILLMVAHDGFSPSELCLHYLLASSDVDEVMFSSAVSKLNGNEMRSFVRYLSKWMKKYERFPQAGPCPKAASMLGLKLCDWVPKLEDVTKCLGVIIDENFSTLALHSDLHEELKAVERVADDLASESKLCCFVANVAERLRLGDARN, encoded by the coding sequence ATGACTTCGCTGCTCGAAGCTATCTCCAACGCCGTAGCGACGAGCCAGGACCGAGTTGACTCTCACTCGGACTATCCCTTCCCTCTAAGCCAAGACGGTATCTTCACCAACGTGAAGCCGAAGGTGGAAAGCCCTGACCCCGGCACTCTAATCAATCCAATAACCGGGTGGGAAATCTCCGGAAGCGATGCTGAGCTGATCAAATTGGGCAAGAGCTTTTCCTCTAAGCTGAAAAGCAAGCTCAAGGACACCAACAGGTTCGATAGAGGCGAGTTTGTGAGTATGCTGAAGCAGTTTCTGGAGAAGATTGGTGAGAAAGTTGGGGTTACTGGTGAGAAcgaggagatgaaggatttGGTGGAGAAGACTGGGGTTTTGATGGGTAGAGATGTGTCTGGTTTGGTTTTGAAGGGTTGTGTTCGTTTGGAGATGTGGGAGTTAGTTGAGACTTTGGTTTCGAACTCATTGGTTGATCATTCTTTGAACGGTTATTTAGTTAGCAGTCTTGTCGAGAAGCAACGGTCTGATTTGCTCTGCGTTGTGATCAAACAAGCTTCTGATCTTGGAGCGAGTGAGCTGCTTTTAATCTTGAAGTACTTTCTTTGCCCTTCTAAGGAAGCGGTTAGCACTATGGTTAAGGTGAGAGAAGAATGGGACAGTGAGGCTTTGTTGGCTATTGAGGAAGTTAGCAAGACAGAGGTACCAAAGAAGTCTAAAGTTGTTGCTGAAGAGGCTTCGATCTTGTTGATGGTTGCTCACGACGGGTTTTCGCCTTCCGAGCTTTGCCTTCACTACTTGTTGGCTTCGTCTGATGTTGATGAGGTCATGTTTTCGTCTGCAGTGAGTAAGTTGAATGGTAATGAGATGAGAAGCTTTGTTCGGTACTTATCTAAGTGGATGAAGAAGTACGAGAGGTTCCCTCAAGCTGGTCCGTGTCCTAAAGCTGCATCCATGCTCGGTTTAAAGCTGTGCGACTGGGTTCCTAAACTCGAGGATGTGACCAAGTGTTTGGGGGTTATTATCGATGAGAACTTCTCTACTCTGGCTCTGCACTCGGATCTGCATGAAGAGCTGAAGGCTGTTGAAAGAGTAGCGGATGATTTGGCTTCGGAATCGAAACTTTGTTGCTTTGTGGCTAATGTTGCTGAGAGATTGAGACTTGGAGATGCCAGAAACTAG